The region AAACAGAAAAAACAACTCGCAAACCCGACGAAAATGTTAAACAATTGGATGCCATCTTTCTTGATTTTAATACAAAATACCAATCTCCCGAAAATATAAAACCTCCCGAAATTGATTATGACAAAAACACTTTGTTGACTTCAGTAAAAAAAATACAAGATGACTTATTTGAAGCCGCAGAAAAATACGATTTAACACTGACTTGTCTGGATGCTCAAATTCCCGGTTTTGAAAATTTCACTATCTACGAATGGTTGCATTTTGCTATTGTGCATACCCAGAGACATACCAATCAGTTAAAGTCGATTTATGAAACTCTCAAGAAAAAATAAAACTAGCATTTAACTAAAACCCATTTTTATGAGATCAAAAGTTAAAACCATTGTTTCATCTGGTTTAGTAGCCGGTACCTTAGATATTACGGCAGCGATTTTAATTTATTCCGTGATTCTTCATAAAACAACAGCCGAAAAAATTCTGCGTTCGATTGCGAGCGGAATATTTAAAAAAGAAGCTTATACAAACGGATTAGAAATGACTTTTCTTGGATTGGGTTTACATTTTTTAATTGCCTTTATTTTTGCCTGGTTTTACTTTAAGATCTTTCCTTATATTCCGTTTTTTAAAATAAATACTTTCTTATCCGGAATCACTTATGGTTTCTTTATCTGGGTGGTAATGAATTTAATTGTACTTCCAATAGTTTTTCCGGTATTACCGGAAAAGAATTTAGATTTTGCTCTTCTACTTTCTATACTAATAGTTATTTTTTGTGTGGGAATTCCAATAGCTTTTATAACACGTAAATATTATGCGAAATGGTACTAAAATCTTAAAAAAAAATCATTTTCTCAACTTCTCTAATTCTTACAAATAGCATTTCTAGCAAAAGCGTGTTTTTTTAACATAAATTATTGCAAAACACCTGTTTTATAAGCACTTTCAGTATTATTCCCAATACTTACAGAATTACCATGTTTACCCTTTTGAGTTAATTTTTTGATCGATTGGATTAAAACTCGCTATAGTCCTAAAGTAATTTTAGATAAAATTTTTTACAACGCTTGAAAAAGCAAAAAACTGTATTAATTGTATATCTAAATATGGCGCTGCCAATAATACTATTGTGGCGGCATTAAGAACCTCAACGTGTTATTAACCGAACAAAAATTAGTCCTCATGAAAACAATATCAAATAAATCAAAAATAGTTTTTTTATCCACTTTTCCGCCAACACAATGCGGCATAGCCACCTATACTCAGGATACCATTAAAGGAATCACAGATGTTTACGGTAAATCCATTCAATGCGAAATATGCGAACTTGTCGATAAGCCAAAAGAACATAAAACACAGGCATTTACTTTAAACACAAAAAATAGAGAAGAGTATGTTAAAGTAGCGGAAGAAATTAATGAGGACGAAGCGGTAAAATTAGTTCACATTCAGCATGAATTTGGATTGTTTTCCGGGAATTACGGAGATCATCTTTTAGATTTTTTAAATGCAATAAAAAAACCGGTTACCTATACTTTTCATAGTGTAATTCCTAATCCGAATGACGAATTAAGAACATTTGTAAAACTGCTTTTGACTTATAGCAATTCAGTTTTTGTAATGACCAACAAGTCCAAAGAAATATTAATTACCGATTACGAAATTGATGAAAAAATAATTACTTGTGTACCACACGGAACTCATATTGTTGTTTATGAAACTCCGGAAACGGCAAAAGAAAGATTGAATATTCAGGACAGATTGGTATTATCTACTTTCGGACTTTTAGGCGAAGGAAAAAATATAGAAACAGGATTGCAGGCACTTCCTAAAATCGTCGAAAAAGCACCAAATGCCTTGTATTTAATTATTGGCAAAACACATCCTAATTTAATTAAAGACGGGAAAGATCCTTATCGTGATACATTGGAAGGCATCGTTAAAGAATTAAAGCTTGAAAATAATGTTCGTTTTGTAAATCAATATTTAGATACTGATGAGCTTTTAGAGTATCTGAAAGCTACAGATATTTATATGTTTACTTCTAAAGACCCTAATCAGGCGGTTAGTGGCACTTTTTCTTATGCGATGGGTTGTGCTTGTCCAATTGTCGCTTCTAAAATTCCGCATACTAAAGAGGTGTTAACCGAAGATTCTGGAATTTTATGTGATATTGGAAATCCAGATCAATTTGCAGCAGCGGCGATTAAACTTATTGAAGATGAAAACTTAAGACATGAAATGGGGATTAACTCCTTTACTAAAATGAGAGCCTCTTCCTGGGAAAATGTTGCTATAACACAAGTGAATACTTATAAACAATTAATTGAAAATCCTTCAGAAATTAAATTTAGTTATCCGGATATTCAATTAAAACATATCAAAAGACTGACTACAGATTTGGGTATTATCCAGTTTAGTAAAATTTCTATTCCGGATTTGGATTCAGGTTACACATTAGATGACAATGCAAGAGCTTTAATTGCTTTTTGTATGCATTACAGACAAACTCAGGATAAAGAAGATCTGGGCTATATATTAATCTATTTGGATTTTATCTTACGCTGCCAACAGCCAAAAGGAGATTTCATCAATTATGTAGACCAGGAAAATCGCGAACATGTAGAACAAAATGCCGAAGTGAATTTAGAAGATTCCAATGCAAGAGCCATCTGGGCTTTAGGAACTGTAGTTTCGATTTCCGACATTCTTCCTGAAGCAATCTATAAAAAAGCAGCAAAATGTTTGTTACACTCTTTAAAATGGGCAGAAAATATTCAGTCTCCCCGTTCTATTGGTTTTGCTACAAAAGGTTTGTATCTGTATCATTCAACTATTCCGAATTTGTATGTGGCAGCCATTATTAGCAAACTGAATGCAAAATTACTGGCCAATTACGAAGATACTGCAACAGAAGACTGGCAATGGTTTGAAAATTATTTAACGTACGGAAACGGAATTCTTCCGGAATCTATGCTGTACGCCTATTTAATTACAGACAAACCTGTTTACAAAAAAGTAGCTTTAGATTCATTAGACTTCCTGATTTCTAAAACATTTGTCAATGGTAATTTCAAAGCTATATCCAATCAGAGCTGGCACCATAAAGGTTCTGAGCCACACGAATATGGAGAACAGCCAATTGATGTAACGTATACTATTCAGACTTTAAACGCTTTTTATCAGGCATTCAAAACTCCAGAATACAAAAAGAAAATGAAAGCAGCATTCAATTGGTTTTTAGGTAAAAACCATTTAAATCAGATTATGTATAATCCCGTAAGCGGCGGCGGTTATGACGGACTTGAAAAATACAATGTAAACCTGAATCAAGGCGCTGAATCAACAGTTTGTTATTTAACCGCCAGATTATTAATGGAAAAATTGGCTATGTCACAATCTAAAGTTATTCCGCTAATGAAAAGTCGTTCGGGAATTGCTATTAATTCATAAAACATAAAGAAGAAGCTAACCAAATACTTCTCTTTTAAAACCTGGAAAATCCCTTTCTTATTGAAAGGGATTTTTTGTTTACGAAAAAACGGAACGTCAAATCGCTACAATTATTATGTCTTTATGAAAATTATATAAGGCTATGTAAAATTTGTGTAAAATTTTTTAACAAGTATTGAGCTAACTTTCCTCTATAATTCAATAAGTCCGAAAAACTGTTAAATAATTGATTTTCATTTTAAACACATAAACATTTTGATTCTCAACCTAAAAAATACATTTGCCGAAATTGGAGAAACGACTTTGTTTGCTAAGAAGTTTTTTAAGGAGGTTTTTATTCCGCCTTACGAGACCAAAGAGTTTTTAAAACAATGTTATGTCATAGGCTATAAATCGCTTCCACTGGTTGCGATTACGGGTTTTATTATGGGTTTGGTACTTACGCTGCAGTCAAGACCAACTTTAGTAAAATTTGGTGCCGAAAGCTGGCTTCCGGGAATGGTCGCGCTTTCCTTAATTAGAGAAATTGCTCCGGTAATTACGGCCTTAATTTGCGCAGGAAAAATTTCATCGGGAATTGGTGCCGAATTAGGATCTATGAAAGTTACCGAACAGATAGATGCTATGGAAGTTTCAGCTGTTAATCCCTATAATTATTTAGTTGTAACGAGAGTATTAGCCTGTACTTTAATGGTGCCAATTTTAGTTTTTTTTGCTGATGCGGTCGGAATTATTGGCGGTTATGTCGGGATTAATATTCACGGCGATGTCAATTTTTACCGATATCTCACTCAGATTGTTCAGTCGTTGGAATTCTTAGATCTTTTTCCTGCAACTTTAAAAACATTCTTCTTCGGATTTTTTATCGGAATGATTGGATGTTATAAAGGATTTAATGCCTCAAACGGAACAGAAAGTGTTGGACAGGCTGCAAACTCTTCAGTGGTTACAGCATCATTAAGCATATTTATTATTGATATGGTAGCTGTTCAAATAACCGACTTATTCTTTTAGAAATGGAAAAGGAAAAATTACATAAAGAACCGAAGACAAAAGAAAAAAATCAGACTCCGATTATTGAAATTAAAGATCTGCACAAAACTTTTGGAAAAGATAATAAAATTCTGAAAGGCGTCAATCTGACTTTGAATAAAGGTGAAGACTTAGTGGTTTTAGGACGTTCAGGTTCTGGAAAATCGGTTACTATAAAATGTATCGTCGGTTTGATTGAACCTGATAAAGGCGAAATAAAAGTATTTAATGAAAACGTACTTCATATTTCCAAAAAGGAACTGAATGAAATCAGAGTCAGAATTGGGTTTCTTTTTCAAAGTGGTGCTTTATACGATTCAATGTCAGTTCGGGAAAATCTTTCTTTTACATTAACCAAGCATAAAAGAGATTTAAGTGCCGAAGAAATTGAAAATGAAGTAATGGAAGCACTTGAAAATGTTGGTCTGGCCGATGCTATAGACAAAATGCCTTCTGAACTTTCAGGCGGTATGAGAAAAAGAATCGGTTTGGCACGTACACTAATTCTAAAACCAGAAATCATTTTATACGACGAACCAACAACAGGTTTGGACACCATAACATCAAGAGAAATCAGCGAATTGATTTTGGATATCAAACACAAACAAAAAACATCGTCAATCATTATTACGCACGATATGGCTTGTGCAAAGTTAACAGCCGATAGAATTGTTGTTTTAAAAGACGGTGTAATTCATGCCGAAGGAACTTACGAAGAATTAGAAAAAGATGAAGACGAATGGGTACGCTCATTTTTTGAATAAAGCAAAATAAATAATAGAAATCATGGAAAAGCAATCGGGATATACTTGGAAATTAGGAATGTTTGTAACAATAGGTTTACTGCTTTTTATAATGGCCGTATATTTTATTGGAAAACAACAAAACCTCTTCGGTTCTACCTTTCATATCACTTCTCAGTTTAAAACAGTAAGCGGACTGGAGGTTGGAAATAATGTTCGTTTCTCCGGAATTAATGTTGGAACTGTCGAGCAGATTCAGTTAAAAAATGACTCAACTGTTTTAGTGGTTTTAGTAATGAAAGAAGATGTTCGAAAATTCATTAAAACCGATGCTACAGCCAGCATTGGTTCTGATGGTTTGATGGGAGACAAAGTTTTGACTATTTCTCCAGGAACAAAATCCACAAAAATTATAGAAGATAATGGACAACTTGCTTCAATCGACGGAATCGAAATGCACGATATTATGAAAAGCGTTAAAAAGAGCGTGGATAATATTGGTGTGATTTCAGACGAAATAGCCATTTTTAGCCATAGCATGAATAATGGAAACGGCGCTCTAGCCCGTCTGGTTAAAGATGATAAAATGGCAAACAGCGTTTCAAACACACTTTCCAATTTAGAGACGGGTACAAAAGGTTTTAGTGATAATATGGAAGCTGCAAAAAGCAATTTCCTGTTTAGAGGTTACTTCAAGAAAAAAGAAAAAGAAAAGGCTCAGAAACAAGAAGAAAGAAAAGAGAAAAAAGAAGAAGCCAAAGAAAAAGCCGCTAAAGAAAAAGAACAAAAAGATAAGGAACTGAAAGAGCAACAAGAAAAAGCTCAAAAGGAAAAAGAAGAAAAACAAAAGCAGGAAGAAGCCAAAAAAGCGGAAACCGAAAAAAAATAATCTTAGCTATAAAATTGGAATCTGGAATTTGAGGATTGAGATTTGGATTTTGGGATTCGGATTTTGGGATTCGGATTTTGGGATTTCATAACATTCATAACTCACAGTTCTATATTACAACTTTTGAGTTTAAAATTCTGACAAAAACACTATATTTTTAATATCTGTTTTTAGACAGCAAAAACTTACATTATATGCCTTTTACATTTAAACATACCGCCTTAAAATTTTTAAAGATTACCGGAATAACTATTGCGGTAATCTTGTTTTTGCTATTTATTATTCCGTTGTTGTTTCCCGGGAAAGTAGCTTCAGAAGTAAAGAAAATTGCAAACGAACGCCTGGACACTAAACTGGACTTTACAAAATCCAAGCTTTCCTTTTTTACTCATTTTCCGTCACTGACTGTTTCCTTAGATAATTTGTCTTTAACGGGTTCCAAACCTTTCAGTAATGATACCTTGTTAAAAGCAGATGAAGTGGCTTTCGGAATCAATTTAAAACGACTGATTTTTGATAATGAAGTAAAAATCAATAAACTTTATGTCTCTGATGCTTTAATCAACGTAATGGTTAACGAAAAAGGTCAGGCCAATTATAACATTTATGTTGCTCCGGAAGATCGTAAAAATGAAAAAGAAGATCCAAACGCTCCGGAGGAAGGAACTGCAATTCGACTAGAAAGAATTGACTTAAAAAACTGTCATGTAAAATACAACGATCGTTCGGCTAAGATTTTAGTCGATGCAAAAGGCTTTAATTATGTTGGAAAGGGAAACCTAAGCGAAGATATTTTCGATTTGGCTACAGATGCCAGAATTGACAACTTAGATTTCTTTTACGATAGAACAGGTTATTTAAGAAGAAAAAAAGTCCAAGCCGATTTAATTACCCGAATCAATACACATTCGCTTTCATTTATTCTTCAAAAAAACGAATTAAAAATCAATAAATTACCTTTAAAATTTACAGGTTTATTTACCATTTTAAGAGACGGATACAAAATCAATATTAAAGCCGCTTCAGAAAAAACTACGGTTAAAGATTTGTTGTCTGTAATGCCGCCGGAATATTTGACCTGGCTGGAGAAAACTGAAATTCAGGGAAGAAGTGATTTGGTATTGACTTTTAAAGGAGATTATAATGTTCCGAAAAAGCAAAAACCAAATTTAGCTTTTAATCTAAAAATTAATGACGGTTCGGTAAATTATAAAGATGCACCCGTTCCTTTAAAAAACTTTCAGATGGATTTAAATGCAATACTTCCATCGTTGGATACCGAACAACTATTGGTAAATCTTAGAACAATGAAATTTAAAGTAGGCGAAAAAGATTATTTCAATGCTTATTTACATAGTAAAGGTTTAAGTGAAATGAACATCAATGCCAGCGTAAAAGGTGCTTTGGATCTTGCTGTTGTTGATGCTGCTTTAGGACTAAACAGTATAGATTTAAAAGGAATTTTAAAAACAAATATACAAGCCCGAGGACTTTTTAGCACATCCAAAAAATTGTTTCCAAAAACCATTGGAGGTATTTCGTTACGCAACGGCTGGCTGAAAACCGAATATTATCCGAACCCAATTACCGATATTACTTTTGTCGCCAATATGCTAAACAAAGCAGGAACTTTTCAGGATTTGATTGTTTCTGTTGCTCCTGCCTCTTTTACTTTTGAAGGAAATCCGGTGTATGTAAATGCTACTCTATCTGATTTTAGCGATTTGGCTTATAATGCAAAAATCAAAGGCGAACTGAATGTGGGAAGAATTTATCAGGTTTTCTCCCAAAAAGGTCTGGATTTAACTGGTTATGCCAAAGCCGATCTTTCACTAAAAGGAAAACAAAGTTATGCCACAACCGGACAATATGATAAACTGGACAATAGAGGAACTATACTTCTAAAAAATATAAAAGCAACTTCAGAATTGTTTCCGAAAGCGTTTTTCATTAAAGAGGGAAATTTTCGCTTTCAAAACGAAAAAATGTGGTTTGAAAAATTTGATGCATCTTACGGAAAATCTGATTTTGCTATCAACGGCTATCTGTTGAATACCATAAATTACTTTTTAGAATCAAACGGAACGTTAAGTGGTAATTTCAACTTAAAGTCAAAACTGATAAACGTTGATGAATTTATGGCGCTTGAAGAGGGTGAAAATAAAGATAAAAAAGTGGAGATTGAATATGCCAAAGAAGATCACCCAAAAATGAGTGGCGTTGTTATGGTTCCTAAAAATCTCAATGTCTCTTTAACTACAAATGCAGACAAAATAGAATATAACAAACTGATTTTTAATAAATTATCAGGAAAAATAGGTGTTAAAAAAGAAGGATTTTACTTAGAAAATACTACCTTTAATATCATTGATTGTATTCTGGGAATTAATGCCTTTTATAAAGACGAATCGCCAACATCTGCACATTTTGATGCACATTTTACGGCTAAAGATTTTGATGTGCAAAGGGCTTACAAAGAAATTCCAATGTTTCATGATATGGTTACTGCTGCCGAAAAAGCACATGGAATTATTTCTGTCGATTATAAAATAAAAGGTGATCTGAACGGAAATATGGGGCCAATTTATGAATCTTTAGAAGGTGGCGGAACAATAAATTTACGCGATGTAAAAATTAAAGGCCTGAAATTATTTGACGGAATTAGTTCGAAAACAGGACAAAATGGTTTGAACAATCCTGATATGAAAGGGATTGAAATCAAATCGACAATAGATAAAAATTTAATCAATATTGAGCCATTCACCTTTTCTGTAGCCAGTTTTAGACCTACAATAAAAGGAACTACAAGCTTTGACGGACTTTTGGATCTTAGAATGCGTCTTGGACTTCCTCTTTGGGGAATTATCGGATTTCCGATTGTTGTTACGGGAACACATGAAGCTCCAAAAATTAAAATTTTCAGCAAAACCGGACAGGAAATTAATCCTGCAGTTTATGATGAAAAAAATAATAAAGTAATTCGAAAAGAAAAAGTCAGCAAACCTAAAACAAAATAGTAATGAAATCTGAAGCTCAGCATCATCATAATTCCTTTGAGAAATTTGCAACAAAAGTTTCCAAAGCTGCCGGAAGTACTACTGCCTTTATTGGTGCTTTTATTATTGTTGTTGCCTGGGCGGTTTCGGGACCTATTTTCGATTATTCTGAAACCTGGCAATTAGTTATCAATACGGGAACTACGATTATCACTTTTTTGATGGTGTTTTTAATTCAGAAAGCACAGAATAAAGATTCGCTTGCTATTCAGTTAAAATTAAATGAACTCGTTGCATCCAGTGAATCGTCCAGCAATAGTCTGGTTGATATTGAAAGTATGACCGAAGAAGAAATGATCATTATTCAGAAATATTATCATCGTTTGAGCGAACTGGCTAAAAAAGACGAAAGCATCAGAACGTCTCATTCTATTGCTGAAGCCCATGAACTTCATAATAGAAAACAGCAAAAGAGAAATAAACCTGCCACTAAAAAAAATATAAAAGATAATACCAAAAATACCACTAAAAACACCCCTAAAAACAACACCAAAAAATGAAATTAAGTTCTACCGAAACTTATTGGCCTCTAAAAGACGCTATGAAACATAGCTATCCCTCAATTGATTCTGATCTCAATACAGATATTTTAATCATTGGTGGAGGAATTACGGGAGCTTTAATGGCTTATAAACTAGTAAATGAAGGAAAAAGAATTATCCTTCTGGACCGGCGTGATGTCTGTGGAGGCAGCACGTCAGGAAGTACAGCATTGTTACAATATGAAATTGATGTCCCGTTACATCAATTAATTAAACTTCGAGGCGTAAAATGTGCCGTAGACAGTTATCAAAATGGTAAAAAAGCCATTTTTGATCTTCGCAACATTATTGACACTGTAGGTTCTAACTGCAACTTCGAATTCAAAAAAAGCATCTATTTTACAACACTGAAAAAAGATGTTCCTTATTTAAAGAATGAATTTAAAATAAGGAAACAACACGGATTTGAAGTTAGCTGGCTCAGCAGATTTGAATTGCAAAAAATGGGCTTAAACGCCATAGCAGCTATAGAATCTAAAACCGCTGCCGTAATGGATCCGTATAAATTGGCCACCGATTTACTGCATTACTGCCATCAAAAAGGCATGCAAATTTATGATCGAACCAATGTTACTTCCATACAACATCAAAAGGGTAAGATTATAGCTCATACCGATTCAAAAAATACGATAACAGCTTCTCATATCATACATTGTACGGGTTATGAAAGCACCGAAACCTTAACCGAAAAGGTAGTCGATTTAAAAAGCACTTATGTGATTACTTCTGAAAGTCAGCCTGATCTTCCGGAAAACTTTAAACATGCTATTTTTTGGGATACCGCATCGCCTTATCATTACATAAGAACTACCGAAGACAACCGCATTATTATGGGAGGTGGTGACGAAGATTTTAAAGACCCTAAAAAGAGAGATAAATTAATTCCGAAAAAAGAACAATATCTTCTCAAACAATTCTCTAAACGTTTTCCGGATCTCGATTTTAAAATTGATTATTCCTGGGCTGGAACCTTCGGAGAAACCAAAGACGGACTTCCCTATTTCGGAAAGCCCAATTCCAGACGAAACGAGCATTATATTTTGGGTTTCGGAGGCAACGGAATTACTTTCAGCGTTCTGGGAATGAATTCTATTCTGGATTCTCTTCACAATAAAAAGAATCAGGATTTGGAGTATTATAGGTTTGGAAGATAAAAAAAAGATACTGAGATGCTGAGATACTAAGATTCTAAGTTTTTTTTAGAGTCTTAGTATCTTAGAACCTTAGCAACTTAAGAAAGAACTAACTCCATCTGGATATTACATCTCTTATATGGTGTTTCTAAGCCAAATACTTTTTCAAAACCTAGTTTATAATACAGGTTTATAGCAGGTTTCAAAATGGTGTTACTCTCTAAATATATTTTTTTTGCTCCCATTTCTTTTGCTTTATCTGTAATTGCTTTTCCCAAAAGCCAGCCAATACTTTTTCCTTGCGCTCTGGGTGAAACAGCCATTTTTGCCATTTCGAAATCGTAATCCGGGTTTTCCATTTTAATAAGTGCACAAACACCTGCCGGTTCATTTTCATACAAAGCAACCAGGATTTTTCCGCCTTTATCAATGATGTATTCTTCAGGATTGTCCAATGCTTTATAATCAGATTCTTCCATTTCAAAATATTTCGAAATCCATTCTACGTTTAGAGCTCTGAATGCTTCCCTGTATTGAGAATCATATTCTACGATTTCTACATCTTTGCTTTCGCGAAGTTTCTTCTGATCGCTTACTCTTTTAAACATCGATTTTTGACTTAATAAAAACTCCCATTCGTCGAGCGCTGCCCAAAGATTATGTGTTGATTCTGAAATTAAACCGTCAATAGCAACATCAATATCTTTTAACTGCTGCTGAATTGTTTTAGAAAGCAAAATCCCTTTCGCAGTCAAAACCACATTGTTTCTTCTCTTATCATCAGTTTTTAAGCTTTCTTCTACTATTCCTGCTGCCGTCATTTCCTGAATTATTTTGCTTACAGAAGGCTGTGAATGACCAATTTCATTTGCAATTTCGGTTATAGTCAATTCTCTTTCTTCTGTCAAAACATAAAAAACAGGAAACCACTTCGGCACAAAATCAACGCCGTATAATTCATAAATTTTAGAAGCATCATCGGTTATTGCTGCTGTCATTAAACGCAAACGACTCCCCAAAGCCGCTTTACCCACTTTATCAAAAAATTCCATAACAATAATTAATTATATAACCAGTTATGTAAATGTATAATTTTTTTTAGATACTAAGCAACTAAGGTTCTAAGATTCTAAGTTTTTCAACTTAAAATTCTTAGAACCTCAGTGTTTATATATCATGCTTTAGAGCTAACGACTTTATATTTAATTCTGTAGTATTATTACAATTCAAAAAAACTTAGGATCTCAGCATCTTAGAACCTTAATAACTTTGGCGTTTACGCCGTAATAGCCAAAGAATTCAAATTAAACTTATACTCCTTTGGACTACAATTGAATTTTTGTTTGAAAATTTTAGAGAAATAACTTCTGCTGGTAAAACCAATGCAATACACAATTTCGGAAATATTCAAATCAGATGTTCTGATAAGGA is a window of Flavobacterium crocinum DNA encoding:
- a CDS encoding NAD(P)/FAD-dependent oxidoreductase codes for the protein MKLSSTETYWPLKDAMKHSYPSIDSDLNTDILIIGGGITGALMAYKLVNEGKRIILLDRRDVCGGSTSGSTALLQYEIDVPLHQLIKLRGVKCAVDSYQNGKKAIFDLRNIIDTVGSNCNFEFKKSIYFTTLKKDVPYLKNEFKIRKQHGFEVSWLSRFELQKMGLNAIAAIESKTAAVMDPYKLATDLLHYCHQKGMQIYDRTNVTSIQHQKGKIIAHTDSKNTITASHIIHCTGYESTETLTEKVVDLKSTYVITSESQPDLPENFKHAIFWDTASPYHYIRTTEDNRIIMGGGDEDFKDPKKRDKLIPKKEQYLLKQFSKRFPDLDFKIDYSWAGTFGETKDGLPYFGKPNSRRNEHYILGFGGNGITFSVLGMNSILDSLHNKKNQDLEYYRFGR
- a CDS encoding bifunctional helix-turn-helix transcriptional regulator/GNAT family N-acetyltransferase encodes the protein MEFFDKVGKAALGSRLRLMTAAITDDASKIYELYGVDFVPKWFPVFYVLTEERELTITEIANEIGHSQPSVSKIIQEMTAAGIVEESLKTDDKRRNNVVLTAKGILLSKTIQQQLKDIDVAIDGLISESTHNLWAALDEWEFLLSQKSMFKRVSDQKKLRESKDVEIVEYDSQYREAFRALNVEWISKYFEMEESDYKALDNPEEYIIDKGGKILVALYENEPAGVCALIKMENPDYDFEMAKMAVSPRAQGKSIGWLLGKAITDKAKEMGAKKIYLESNTILKPAINLYYKLGFEKVFGLETPYKRCNIQMELVLS